In a single window of the Drosophila albomicans strain 15112-1751.03 chromosome 3, ASM965048v2, whole genome shotgun sequence genome:
- the LOC117567923 gene encoding synaptosomal-associated protein 29 — MANNYLQPVNNHFDIENLTDVDDDLFLKNTRTKPQRSTNPFDNDDDDVSTSSSIAAQRQAYAEKRREIEQRTLDSTQKSLGLLYETEEVGKATAVELARQREQLEKTSNQLDEINATLRFSQRHLNGLKSVFGGLKNYLSGNRDQPPTATGSPTGSKASQETNSNINVAGGGFEAEAGAVGGYKPREAMSPTERYDNHPVSRLRDDSSAGLQRRATQQQRASNPFQQQLDSNLGEMCDNLSRLKNLAIDMSSEIDSQNVLLDNMNDKVEGVNFKMEKQKKDINLMLKK, encoded by the exons ATGGCTAACAATTATCTGCAACCAGTGAACAATCATTTTGACATTGAAAACCTTACGGATGTGGATGACGATTTATTTCTGAAAAATACACGAACGAAACCACAGCGTAGTACGAATCCATTTGAtaacgatgatgacgacgtaTCCACATCGTCATCAATTGCTGCACAACGACAAGCCTACGCTGAGAAGCGCAGGGAAATCGAGCAGCGCACTCTTGACTCGACCCAGAAAAGTTTGG GTTTGCTCTACGAAACCGAAGAAGTAGGCAAGGCGACGGCTGTGGAGTTGGCCAGACAAAGGGAGCAATTGGAAAAGACCTCGAATCAATTGGATGAAATTAATGCGACTTTGAGATTTAGTCAGCGCCATTTAAATGGACTCAAAAGCGTCTTTGGAGGGCTCAAGAACTATTTGTCGGGTAACCGAGACCAACCACCGACTGCAACAGGTTCACCCACTGGCAGCAAGGCTTCTCAGGAAACGAACAGCAATATTAATGTAGCTGGCGGTGGATTTGAAGCTGAAGCGGGAGCTGTAGGAGGCTACAAACCAAGAGAAGCTATGTCGCCTACGGAACGCTATGACAATCATCCCGTTAGTCGATTGCGTGACGATTCAAGTGCCGGTCTCCAACGTCGGGCGACTCAGCAACAACGAGCTTCTAATCCTTTCCAGCAGCAGTTGGATTCGAATCTCGGTGAAATGTGTGACAATTTGTCACGTCTGAAGAACCTAGCTATCGATATGAGTTCAGAGATTGATTCTCAGAACGTATTGTTGGATAATATGAACGATAAGGTTGAAGgtgttaatttcaaaatggAAAAGCAGAAAAAGGATATTAATCTAATGCTTAAAAAGTGA
- the LOC117567924 gene encoding dynein light chain roadblock-type 2 — protein sequence MCNNNKVSRFGFVKVYTQLYALKNINTISKMQSSEGEPKRTQRYVDEAFRLVMEKPGVEEVLIMNRSGVPVKTTMGPQEALQHACLYDNLREKCQAFLHKMEPPQPLVMLRVRTKNHEVIITPDAKITILVVQNAHDSFMGSLYNTP from the exons atgtgtaataataacaaagtCAGTCGCTTTGGATTTGTCAAAGTTTATACTCAATTATAcgcattgaaaaatattaacacAATCTCTAAAATGCAATCATCGGAAGGCGAG CCAAAGCGCACTCAACGCTATGTGGATGAAGCGTTTCGCTTAGTAATGGAGAAACCGGGGGTCGAGGAGGTGCTTATTATGAATCGCTCAGGTGTTCCAGTGAAGACAACCATGGGACCCCAGGAAGCCTTGCAGCATGCCTGCCTCTATGACAACTTGCGCGAGAAGTGTCAGGCATTCCTTCATAAAATGGAGCCGCCCCAACCGCTGGTTATGTTGCGCGTCCGCACTAAAAATCACGAGGTCATAATTACACCGGATGCCAAAATCACAATACTAGTTGTGCAAAATGCACACGACTCCTTTATGGGCAGTCTTTATAACACACCTTGA
- the LOC117567627 gene encoding sodium- and chloride-dependent glycine transporter 1 isoform X1, with the protein MDKKLKTKSKTKSLKPNKESSTKLDVDLWEQNEDRFTICEFIPDRQANKSQQNIKAAATSGTVVCPGNAEALSLTASGSGKDAPVPQLSTTPTAISIAGCASGTALVTLDPDAATIEATEPERGNWTGRFDFLLSLLGYSVGLGNVWRFPYLCYNNGGGAFLIPFTIMLIIAGLPLMFMELSFGQYAALGPVAIYRRFCPLFRGLGTGMVIVSAIVMLYYNLIIAWTIFYMFASFRTQLPWQNCEPEWSTVHCFSYVMADQCEAANGTYYLRKCYNSTAAEEHNITEKALHALKRPPAEEYFNNFVLGLSSGIEETGNIKFSLAACLLIAWVIVFLCLCKGVQSSGKVVYFTALFPYLVLVILFFRGVTLPGANTGILFYLTPDWKQLANAQVWGDAAVQIFFALSPAWGGLITLSSYNKFSNNCYKDSLIVAFCNIATSFFAGLVIFSIIGFLAHELDVEVKKVVDQGAGLAFIVYPEVVTRLPISPVWSVLFFVMLLTLGLDSQFALMETVTTAILDKFPNLRQYKTWVVLFVGIFGYVGGLGFTTNSGMYWLQLMDKYAANWSVLLIAISECVLIAWIYGSQRFLNDIQGMIGKRSRLWNFFWGVMWRYITPATLLFILFFNWVEYKPAQYGHYVYPLWADTVGWIIGLLPVFIIFVVGVQQICKAPKHLNFRDRLKHLLRPTAEWGPAGRPCVNLHAERYQSQNYDRVTNTQILISGAPLEVTPYEDASNGNGNGNGNANATNGTDNGCRDVGMQL; encoded by the exons ATggataagaaattaaaaacgaaatcTAAAACGAAAAGCCTCAAGCCAAATAAAGAGTCAAGCACGAAACTGGATGTGGATCTATGGGAG CAAAATGAGGATCGTTTCACAATCTGCGAATTTATTCCGGATCGTCAAGCAAACAAATCGCAGCAAAACATCAAAGCTGCAGCAACATCTGGAACTGTCGTGTGTCCTGGTAATGCAGAGGCCTTATCGTTGACTGCATCAGGATCAGGCAAAGACGCACCAGTGCCACAGCTAAGCACCACACCCACAGCAATAAGCATTGCTGGTTGTGCCTCGGGCACAGCGTTAGTTACTCTCGATCCAGATGCCGCAACTATTGAAGCCACCGAGCCGGAACGAGGCAACTGGACGGGTCGCTTTGATTTTCTTCTATCGCTGCTGGGGTACTCAGTTGGTTTGGGCAACGTTTGGCGCTTTCCGTACCTTTGTTATAATAATGGAGGCG GTGCTTTTCTTATACCCTTCACTATTATGCTAATTATAGCTGGCCTGCCGTTGATGTTTATGGAACTTTCGTTTGGTCAGTATGCTGCACTCGGTCCAGTTGCCATCTATCGTCGCTTCTGTCCATTATTCCGTGGACTAGGCACTGGAATGGTTATCGTTTCCGCCATTGTTATGCTGtactataatttaattattgccTGGACCATATTCTATATGTTTGCCTCGTTTCGAACTCAGTTGCCCTGGCAGAATTGTGAGCCCGAGTGGAGCACTGTGC ATTGCTTCTCCTACGTAATGGCGGATCAGTGCGAGGCTGCCAATGGCACCTACTACCTTCGAAAATGTTACAATTCCACAGCCGCCGAGGAGCACAATATTACCGAGAAAGCATTGCATGCCCTCAAGCGACCTCCCGCCGAGGAATATTTCAA CAACTTTGTGCTTGGTCTATCATCGGGCATTGAAGAGACGGGcaacattaaattttcattggCTGCTTGTTTATTGATTGCCTGGGTCATTGTGTTCCTCTGCCTCTGCAAGGGCGTGCAATCATCAGGCAAGGTTGTTTACTTTACGGCGCTGTTTCCCTATCTGGTACTGGTGATTCTCTTCTTTCGGGGCGTGACATTGCCCGGTGCAAACACAGGCATTCTGTTCTATCTCACGCCAGACTGGAAGCAACTGGCCAATGCTCAG GTTTGGGGAGATGCAGCTGTGCAGATCTTCTTTGCGCTAAGCCCTGCTTGGGGTGGTCTTATTACACTCTCATCGTACAATAAGTTCTCCAATAATTGCTATAA AGATTCACTCATCGTGGCGTTTTGTAACATTGCCACCTCATTTTTTGCGGGGCTGGTGATATTTTCCATCATTGGTTTTCTGGCTCATGAGCTTGACGTGGAGGTGAAAAAGGTTGTGGATCAAGGCGCTGGTCTGGCATTCATTGTCTATCCAGAGGTCGTCACTCGTCTGCCCATCTCGCCTGTCTGGTCGGTGTTGTTCTTCGTCATGCTGCTCACCCTGGGATTGGACTCACAGTTTGCGCTAATGGAGACCGTAACTACTGCCATATTGGACAAATTCCCTAATCTACGACAATACAAAACTTGGGTTGTActatttgttggtatatttggctATGTCGGCGGCTTGGGATTCACCACGAAT AGCGGAATGTACTGGCTGCAACTAATGGATAAATATGCCGCCAATTGGTCTGTGCTGTTGATTGCCATTTCGGAATGTGTGCTGATCGCCTGGATCTATGGCTCGCAGCGCTTTCTCAACGATATACAGGGCATGATTGGCAAGCGATCGCGTTTATGGAACTTCTTTTGGGGTGTCATGTGGCGATACATAACACCAGCCACACTTCTG TTTATTCTATTCTTCAACTGGGTGGAATACAAGCCTGCGCAGTATGGACATTATGTGTACCCGCTGTGGGCAGATACGGTTGGCTGGATTATTGGTTTATTGCCAGTGTTCATCATATTTGTGGTGGGTGTGCAGCAGATCTGCAAAGCGCCAAAGCATCTGAATTTCAGGGATCGCCTCAAGCACTTGTTGCGACCAACCGCCGAATGGGGACCCGCTGGGAGACCCTGTGTGAATTTGCATGCCGAACGCTATCAGAGCCAGAACTATGATCGAGTGACAAACACTCAAATTTTAATCAGCGGAGCTCCGTTAGAGGTGACACCATACGAGGATGcgagcaatggcaatggcaacggcaacggcaatgcGAATGCCACAAATGGCACCGACAATGGCTGTCGTGATGTTGGGATGCAACTCTGA
- the LOC117567627 gene encoding sodium- and chloride-dependent glycine transporter 2 isoform X2 translates to MDKKLKTKSKTKSLKPNKESSTKLDVDLWEQNEDRFTICEFIPDRQANKSQQNIKAAATSGTVVCPGNAEALSLTASGSGKDAPVPQLSTTPTAISIAGCASGTALVTLDPDAATIEATEPERGNWTGRFDFLLSLLGYSVGLGNVWRFPYLCYNNGGGAFLIPFTIMLIIAGLPLMFMELSFGQYAALGPVAIYRRFCPLFRGLGTGMVIVSAIVMLYYNLIIAWTIFYMFASFRTQLPWQNCEPEWSTVHCFSYVMADQCEAANGTYYLRKCYNSTAAEEHNITEKALHALKRPPAEEYFNNFVLGLSSGIEETGNIKFSLAACLLIAWVIVFLCLCKGVQSSGKVVYFTALFPYLVLVILFFRGVTLPGANTGILFYLTPDWKQLANAQVWGDAAVQIFFALSPAWGGLITLSSYNKFSNNCYKDSLIVAFCNIATSFFAGLVIFSIIGFLAHELDVEVKKVVDQGAGLAFIVYPEVVTRLPISPVWSVLFFVMLLTLGLDSQFALMETVTTAILDKFPNLRQYKTWVVLFVGIFGYVGGLGFTTNVSRDSVHRENNTLFILNKCINILLKCFKNYAKWYIR, encoded by the exons ATggataagaaattaaaaacgaaatcTAAAACGAAAAGCCTCAAGCCAAATAAAGAGTCAAGCACGAAACTGGATGTGGATCTATGGGAG CAAAATGAGGATCGTTTCACAATCTGCGAATTTATTCCGGATCGTCAAGCAAACAAATCGCAGCAAAACATCAAAGCTGCAGCAACATCTGGAACTGTCGTGTGTCCTGGTAATGCAGAGGCCTTATCGTTGACTGCATCAGGATCAGGCAAAGACGCACCAGTGCCACAGCTAAGCACCACACCCACAGCAATAAGCATTGCTGGTTGTGCCTCGGGCACAGCGTTAGTTACTCTCGATCCAGATGCCGCAACTATTGAAGCCACCGAGCCGGAACGAGGCAACTGGACGGGTCGCTTTGATTTTCTTCTATCGCTGCTGGGGTACTCAGTTGGTTTGGGCAACGTTTGGCGCTTTCCGTACCTTTGTTATAATAATGGAGGCG GTGCTTTTCTTATACCCTTCACTATTATGCTAATTATAGCTGGCCTGCCGTTGATGTTTATGGAACTTTCGTTTGGTCAGTATGCTGCACTCGGTCCAGTTGCCATCTATCGTCGCTTCTGTCCATTATTCCGTGGACTAGGCACTGGAATGGTTATCGTTTCCGCCATTGTTATGCTGtactataatttaattattgccTGGACCATATTCTATATGTTTGCCTCGTTTCGAACTCAGTTGCCCTGGCAGAATTGTGAGCCCGAGTGGAGCACTGTGC ATTGCTTCTCCTACGTAATGGCGGATCAGTGCGAGGCTGCCAATGGCACCTACTACCTTCGAAAATGTTACAATTCCACAGCCGCCGAGGAGCACAATATTACCGAGAAAGCATTGCATGCCCTCAAGCGACCTCCCGCCGAGGAATATTTCAA CAACTTTGTGCTTGGTCTATCATCGGGCATTGAAGAGACGGGcaacattaaattttcattggCTGCTTGTTTATTGATTGCCTGGGTCATTGTGTTCCTCTGCCTCTGCAAGGGCGTGCAATCATCAGGCAAGGTTGTTTACTTTACGGCGCTGTTTCCCTATCTGGTACTGGTGATTCTCTTCTTTCGGGGCGTGACATTGCCCGGTGCAAACACAGGCATTCTGTTCTATCTCACGCCAGACTGGAAGCAACTGGCCAATGCTCAG GTTTGGGGAGATGCAGCTGTGCAGATCTTCTTTGCGCTAAGCCCTGCTTGGGGTGGTCTTATTACACTCTCATCGTACAATAAGTTCTCCAATAATTGCTATAA AGATTCACTCATCGTGGCGTTTTGTAACATTGCCACCTCATTTTTTGCGGGGCTGGTGATATTTTCCATCATTGGTTTTCTGGCTCATGAGCTTGACGTGGAGGTGAAAAAGGTTGTGGATCAAGGCGCTGGTCTGGCATTCATTGTCTATCCAGAGGTCGTCACTCGTCTGCCCATCTCGCCTGTCTGGTCGGTGTTGTTCTTCGTCATGCTGCTCACCCTGGGATTGGACTCACAGTTTGCGCTAATGGAGACCGTAACTACTGCCATATTGGACAAATTCCCTAATCTACGACAATACAAAACTTGGGTTGTActatttgttggtatatttggctATGTCGGCGGCTTGGGATTCACCACGAATGTAAGTAGAGATTCGGTTCACAGAGAAAACAATactcttttcattttgaataaatgcattaatatactactaaaatgctttaaaaattatgccaaatggtatattaGGTAG
- the LOC117567921 gene encoding inactive peptidyl-prolyl cis-trans isomerase shutdown, with product MDDIAKSDTHLLKKPLSFAELIGNGAQFEVDTSDINNDFHEDLAFDDNDDVENSEVDNETLESPWTKSFDELRQLMTPISEHIFKRITREGIKEQGMVPEKARVALRYSAYWEGEGAPFDSSMLRGTKFEFETGCNIVLEGLEAAVRSMHPYEQAEFIISYKLLFHELGCPPRIKPRADGLFKIEVINFTLIGDQQSLESIAPEDRCKFSIVYPKARDMHLHGKDCVKRGSYHSGITAFENAISSLNYCRLADEKDEQQQRELLITLNTNLMVCYNKLNKPQRACIAMKALRHLTQNQPSCKALFQEGRALVALGEYKRARLVFVQAQAKQPNNKEISDEIIKVDERVSKYKKSEREMWSRALSVQQQEETKESNLDVGNTLREQQFKRDFQSLLEEFEKSSLQSIPLSRKMYTDEEFDVLRLLAVQRHLKLSLSPLDVDQLTLAKLQIK from the exons atggaTGATATAGCCAAGTCAGACACACATCTGCTCAAGAAGCCTTTATCGTTTGC CGAATTGATTGGAAATGGTGCCCAATTTGAAGTGGATACCTCTGatattaataatgattttCATGAAGATTTAGCTTtcgatgataatgatgatgtgGAGAATAGTGAAGTGGATAATGAGACACTTGAATCACCCTGGACAAAATCATTCGACGAACTGCGCCAGTTAATGACTCCAATCAGTGAGCACATATTCAAGCGCATCACACGCGAGGGCATCAAGGAACAAGGCATGGTGCCGGAGAAGGCTCGTGTCGCTTTGCGCTACAGTGCATACTGGGAGGGCGAGGGTGCTCCGTTCGATTCTTCCATGCTGCGCGGCACCAAATTCGAGTTTGAAACTGGTTGCAATATTGTACTCGAAGGACTCGAGGCAGCAGTGCGTAGCATGCATCCTTATGAGCAGGCCGAGTTTATCATATCGTACAAATTGCTCTTCCATGAATTGGGTTGCCCACCGCGCATTAAACCGCGAGCCGACGGCTTGTTTAAAATCGAAGTGATTAACTTTACGTTGATTGGCGATCAGCAATCGCTGGAATCGATTGCTCCTGAGGATCGCTGCAAATTCTCGATCGTGTATCCCAAAGCAAGGGATATGCACTTGCATGGTAAGGATTGCGTCAAGCGTGGCTCATATCATTCTGGTATAACTGCCTTTGAGAACGCTATTTCATCGCTCAACTATTGCCGTCTCGCCGATGAAAAGGATGAGCAACAGCAGAGAGAACTGCTCATAACACTCAACACCAACTTAATGGTTTGCTACAACAAGCTAAATAAACCGCAGAGAGCGTGCATCGCCATGAAGGCGTTGCGCCACCTCACACAAAATCAACCTTCTTGTAAAGCCCTCTTTCAGGAGGGACGCGCACTTGTCGCCTTGGGGGAATACAAGCGAGCACGTCTGGTTTTTGTGCAGGCGCAGGCAAAGCAACCAAACAACAAGGAGATCAGcgatgaaattataaaagtggATGAACGTGTgagcaaatacaaaaagtcTGAGCGCGAGATGTGGTCGCGTGCGCTTTCCGTTCAACAGCAGGAGGAGACAAAGGAGTCTAACCTGGATGTAGGAAATACATTACGCGAGCAACAGTTTAAGCGTGATTTTCAATCGCTGCTGGAGGAATTTGAGAAATCTTCGCTGCAATCGATTCCTCTTAGCCGCAAAATGTATACGGACGAGGAGTTCGATGTGCTACGTCTGCTGGCCGTGCAACGCCACTTAAAATTGAGCTTGTCGCCACTAGATGTCGATCAGCTAACTCTTGCGAAGCTGCAAATCAAGTAG
- the LOC117567925 gene encoding uncharacterized protein LOC117567925: MSDTIRLLLSLGLYQICYPVQGNTAKIGHYSQSLIDSIVDLYMGNSSTFNNMNKANSTYKVNDSSVLVPAYILLILWIICIVIIICCCLYCKCKQAEMMTSYTSNNFELQEVHVMDHPLPHVKGCVCLCCLQQQLAKEMQLKREC; this comes from the exons ATGAGTGATACTATTCGTTTACTACTGTCCTTGGGGTTGTACCAAATTTGCTATCCAGTGCAGggaaatactgcaaaaatagGGCACTATTCACAATCATTAATTGATTCAATTGTGGATTTGTATatgggcaacagcagcaccttcaacaacatgaacaaaGCGAACAGTACATATAAGGTAAACGATAGCAGTGTCTTAGTGCCCGCCTATATACTGCTGATCTTGTGGATAATATGCATAG TTATCATAATCTGCTGTTGTTTGTACTGCAAGTGTAAACAGGCTGAAATGATGACATCCTACACATCCAACAATTTTGAGCTACAGGAAGTACATGTGATGGATCACCCATTGCCCCACGTCAAGGGCTGCGTTTGCCTATGTTGtctgcagcaacagcttgCAAAGGAGATGCAGCTGAAAAGGGAATGTTAA